TATTAAATGTTCTGTTAGCAATATAACCGGGGATAACAAAAGCATGCAAGGAGGAAGACACTTGCAAAGTATGTTTCCCTAGGTTTTGTCTCATCCTAGGCACGTGGGCTAAGGCAGCATGAGCGGTTGGAAAGGGGAGAGAATTACTGCTGCAGGACAGCACAGCATTGGCTTGGAAAGCATTAGTAGGAAAAGGTTAAAAGGAAGAGTCAAGAGGGATAGTGGTACCATGTTTGaggattattttacttttaggGGGAGATTTGACATTAGAAATGTCATAAGCAGGGATTTTACAGGAAGGTTAAAGGGAAGTTATGGTAAGAGATTAAACGTGAAAGGTTTAAAGAGAGGTTTTTGAAATTTTATGgataaaaaaaggaacatattTCTACAAAAAGACGGCAGTAAGATTTCACTGAGTTATAGCAATTTTAAGCAACAGCATTTATGGAAGGATAGTGCAGAATTAAGTAGGTAGATAGGTTAGTTGGGGTACAGCGATGGGTGTGAGGATTATCCAGCAGGTGGAatttaaagcagcagagagagaagattTAATGGGACAGCACCGGAGCGAACTTAATAAACCTAGTTTAAAAAAGCATGAGTGATAAAGCAGGTAGAACTAGTATGTGACTGAAAAAGTTTGTATTGGGAGAAGAAACGTGAAGAACGCTGACTGAATGGACTTCAAAGGGGATCAGATATGGGAAGCGGTAGATAGGTGTACTAAGCGACAGAGTTTCATGGTAGTTCAGGGaagagaggcaggcagaggtggggTGAAGTctggagcagaaggaagagtgTACTTATTTGAGAGACAGGCAGGCAAATACAGTCATCTCAAGAGAGGATTTGGGGAGAGCTTCCAGAGATGCTGAAGAGGGTGAGAGGGAGGGAGTGTTTCAGTGGAGAGCATACGGGCATCAGTGGCTGTAACAAATGTTCACTAAGCTCAGAGCATGATGGTAACAAGCAAACAGACATTGGGCAGGAATTTGGATCTTGTCCTTAATTTCCTCAGCCAGTAATATGTTACTGTGTTcgctattttattttccagcccTTGAAAACTGCCACTTCAAAAAAGATTCTCAGATAAACTTGTACGCAGAACCTTAGTAAGGTTGGATAATTTGGTTGAATCTCTGGAAGAAATCACAAAAATCTTTAACAGCTTGCAACCCTTTACAAAGGAACGAACTTTTAAGTGCCCAACCCCAAAAGGCACTTCATTTCCTCAagattttaagaataaatgCTGGTATTTATTctaaattgaaaaatgaagtgtttgaGTTTTGCCTGGCAAAGATGATCAAGATCATCCTACCCAACCTGGTGGTAATTTTACCTCTAGGGGAGACTCTCATTCCATAATAGTGAATATATAAACCCCAGTATCTTAAGGCTTAGGAACCCTTGTCATTATGCCAGCTTAAAACGTAGCTAATAAAATGAATTGTATTTCTAGGCCTTAAGAATATcctgaagatttttttggtaagaaaagTGCTGTTCTAAAAACGTTTGCAAGCTATTAAGCTGTTCTCCATTGTGGCAGAGGAAAACATGCAGCGTGATACTTGAACTATTTGGGACTTTATCCCTGAAAGCTCTCCAGCACAGACAACCTTATTGAGATGCAAACATCTGACAGTCAGCGTTTTTGTATTGGGCACTTAAACCCAACCTCACTCACCACAACATAACTTCTGTTAATATATAACAGACTGTAAGGAACACAAAGCCTTTTggcactaaaaaaaccccacaatgtTTTTTATAGaagattagagaaaaaaaaaataaatccaacagCAATGGTAGATGTAGCTAAAGCCTGGCAACAGCACCTCCTACACATAAGAAAGGTGGACAGATAAGACACGAAGTGGGGCGAGCATGTCTAAGCCTTGCTAGCTAAGAGAGAGGggcccaggcagcagctggggagaccTGGGGTAACGGAAAACTGCGGGTATCCTAAGAACTAAAATACATTGCTGTATTTCTCCATATACGCAACATACTATAAGCAGCAACTTTCTAATCTGActctttttactcattttttgcAAGATGTGCTGCTCATGGGGCATAATAGTGAGGGGCGAAATACTGGTATTGTCACAGTTACACAATTCTCTCAAGACAAGCTCTTCATCgtataaaaggacaaaaaatgacagaatgGGAAAGACAGACAAGAATTCACACGAAGGATCCTTTTTCTAAAttgtgttttctaaaaatacaacCAAGTAGTTTTGTAACTTAAAACCTCTACAGATAAGAGTTGAGgtaagaatgttttttttcagaagagtgCTTAGTCAAAACTTTTGTTAGGTCAACTTTTTGTTAAGCGCTTGATCTGCAAATAGAGATATGACCAAATTTACTAATTTTGTATTGCTGAGTATTAAAGAGTGGAGCTAGTACAGAACTGTGTTTTCACCATCTACTCTTCTGCCCATTTACAGCTTTCCAGTGCAACAGAGAACAACTAGCCTGTTTTGTTTGGGAATTTTCCCTTAGCCTGAAGGAAAAGAGGTTTTGTCTGCACTGAGGATCCTGATACCTTAACTTTCATACGTACAAACATTTAAACACCCTTTCAAAACCAACTGCcgcaccaaaaaaaccctcttaacCCAAACCAGAGCAGAAATCAGATTATGCGTTAAGTGAAAAGTCCAAGGAAATGAATGATCACCAGAAGGGCAGAGACGTTTGGTAGGGTGAGACAGTGCCCACTGCTGTGGAAGAGAAATACCAATGTGGGGTAGAGAAATACCTAAAGTGAAAGCAGTTTCATGGACTAAGCCTGTAATTTACACTGTAGGGCGCAGAGAGCCTAGTGCCAGATATTTGGGGCCCCGTTTTGCTAGATAGGTTTTATCTATATCTGTAGTATCTatagtgttgtttttttctgtaaaaagaaaccaaaaactTTTGCAAAGTTTATATTCTGAACTCCTAATGAATTTTATTAACCAGGCGGACACATTCAGGACTGAatctgaaagagagaaaaaaggtgaTGAAAAGGTGAGAACGTGCTCCCAGCTACGTACGCCCAGGCTATATGGATCTCCTCTGCCTCTGACGCAAGCTTGTATCTTGTCCCGAGCCTGCTGGAAAGGCAGCACCGATGCACTCCTTCACTTCCCTCAGCATACCGCTTATAAAAAAGCAGGCTTAAGCAAGCCACAAATCTATTGAAAGCCACGATTTCCGGAAGCGCCACGATTTCCGGAAGCACCACGATCAATTTTCAGGGTGCTATTAAGTCATAGCGAATTCagccaaaccaaaaaagctgAGTTTTCTGTGCAGGTTTAGCCATTTGATCACCTACACAGGCTGTTTCACGGGTACCGCGTTCTCCCATCACGTGCCCTGCACGTgcctttttcctaatatttaacCCAGTTCGGTTTCCCCACTGAAGGCTGTATTATTTACGAACGAGACATCTCTCAAGCCTTCGCAGCGTGACCGTCGGAAACCCCTCATATCCTTGTAACACCGCGAAAAGGCAGGCTCCTTCCCGACCTTCCTCCTGCGGGAGCGAACTCCACTGAATAAATTCGGTCTGCCCACCAGAGCCGCAGACGAGAGCAAGTTATTATGCTGCAGGAGCAATTAACTTCAGGCTCTTCCCGTCCACCCCATTAGAGGACGGAGCGAGAGCCGCGGCACTCACCGCCTTGTTCAGGCCAAACCGGCGTTTCCCTAATGACACCCGAAGCCACAGGTTGACCGAGCCGGGCTTTACACACGGCTTCTCGCCTTGCCGCTCCTGACAGCCGACCCCCGGCCACCTGCCCGGCGCTGAGGCGGCCCCACGCCGCGTATGGCGGCAGGGCGCGGCGGGCTCCTCCGCCCGCCTCACCGGAGCCTCTCCGGCAGGTGCGGGGCGGCTGTGGCGGAGCCCCCCGCGGGCCGGGGTctacgtgtgtgtgtgtgtgtgtgtgagagaaagACACCAGACCGCCTCCTCCGGCCCCTCGTGGCCgggccccggcagcccccgcccgccgccccttAAAGCTGCCGGTGAAGCGGGAGCCCGGCCTGAGGCGGGCGGGAGCGCGGCCTGAggcagggcgggcgggcgggcggcggttGGCGGCGTCCgtcccgctccgctcccctcctcagGCGGCCGCGGCGCCCCTCGCCCCCTCTCGTCGAGAGCGCCGGGGTTCGTGTTCCTTCCCCCGTACCGGCGCTGCCCGGGGCAGGTGGCGGGCCGGCAAGCCGGCGCGGCTCAGGTCGCGGCTCGCAGCGgcaccgggccgggccgggcggggcctCCCCGCCCTTACCCCATTGTTGAGGCCATCTCGGCAGTTTCCGCCCTGGCTTCGGCTCTGTCCGCGCCGCgatggggaaaggaggaaggagggagggagggagggggaaagctCGGGAAGCCTCGGGGCCGCGCCGCTCCTTCCGGGACGGCGGGAGGCGGTGCCGCTCACCTGGTGCCGCCGGCGCTGGGGAGCGCCCgagccgcggccccgccgggcgggAGGTGAGCTCCGGCCGCCTCCGCTCCGCCCCGTGCGGGAGCACGGTCCCCCGGCAGGCAAGCGGGCGtcggaggcgggggggggaatggCATACGCTCCTGCCGCGGGGGGCGAGGGACGGCGCTTCGCGGGCGTCGtggccgcggcgggcgggcgggcgtcGGGGCGGCGGCGAGCGGGAGAGGCGGGCACCTCCGGGCGGCCCCGCGCCGAGGGGTGAGGGGAGCCCCGGCGGGCtgagccggggccgggctgcgcGGTTGCGAGCCGCGGGATCCCGGCGGGCGAGGGCGGGGGCTGATGGAGACCCGTCCCCGGGGGCTtcccggggaggcggcgggacGCGGGAGGGCAGCGCTGCGGGACGGTTCACATCCCCCcccttttgtttctctccagGGTGTTTGTGCTTCTCCGAGTCTCTCTCCCCGCCCCCGTCTCtctcccgcccgccccgccgggacCTCTCCTCTCCGGGCGGCAGCAGAGCCGCCTcagggcgggcggcggcagAGGTGCCGGTGGGGCTCTCTCGCCGTCCAGCCCGCCGGGAACATGGCGACCGGCGGCTACCGCAGCGCCGGGGGCAGCACCACGGACTTTCTGGAAGAGTGGAAAGCCAAGCGGGAGAAGATGCGGGCGAAGCAGGCGCCAAcggccccgggggcggccgccgggggGGAGCCCCGGCCCGCGGGGGGCGCCTGCTCCGCCGAGCTGAACAACAACCTGCCCCCcggcggcccggccgccccccccgaCCGCCCGGCGccccccgccggcggggccgtCAACTGCGTCagcctcgccgccgccgccgccttgggccgggccgcccccggcaaggagccgccgccggccctCGCCGGGGGCCGCGGGGCAGAGCCTGCCGCCAagccccctcccgccgccgccgcctctgcCGCGCCGGGCTCCCCCGAGGGCGAGGAGAAGCTGGCCGCCAAGGGGAAGAGCTCGGGCCCCAGCGccaggaaggggaaggggcagaTCGAGAAGAGGAAGctgagggagaagaggaggtcGACAGGTGTGGTGAACATCCCCGCCGCTGAGGTGAGCCCGCGGGGAGCGGAACGGCAGGGAaggggggcggccgccgccgccggggagcGCCCGGTGCGGGGGTGAGGGTGGTCGTCCCGCGGGGCCCTGCGCACCGGTGCTGTTCTGCTGAGCGCTCCTCGCCCACGCCCGGGCTTCTCGCGTGGGCTGGCTGCGGCGGCGAAGCTTTCTCCCCGCGCCGCGTGGAGCAGCGTGGAGGCCTGCAGGCGGTCGGAGGGGTATGCTGCGGTCGTTAGGATGCGGCACCCCAACGGGCGAGGTGCCGTTTAATCTGAATAAAGTAGACCTGTCACGGCCCACGACGCTTTTCGAACGTCTTGTTGGCAGACGGTAAGTTCTAGGGCTTTTGGGAGACCCAGCCGAGACACCTGCCTGTTAAAGTACGGTCAAAACAAcagtaatgaaagaaaacttgatTTATCGGCTCTGAATGGATGTTCAGGTGTAAATATTATTCAGTTTGGAACCCAAAAGAATTtcctgcactggaaaaaatgtagtggtttaaagagcatttttttgaaggcagaggaagatatttttatcGGCCAACACCACTGTCCTCTGTGGTTTGCTACTAGTATAAAAATCTGGCATTGATTTATAATGCTCCTAGAGGAATTCAGAAGAATGATAACTAAGTCTTCGGCTTTTTTTGCACGTAAG
This portion of the Aquila chrysaetos chrysaetos chromosome 26, bAquChr1.4, whole genome shotgun sequence genome encodes:
- the PAWR gene encoding PRKC apoptosis WT1 regulator protein isoform X2, which encodes METRPRGLPGEAAGRGRAALRDGSHPPPFVSLQGVCASPSLSPRPRLSPARPAGTSPLRAAAEPPQGGRRQRCRWGSLAVQPAGNMATGGYRSAGGSTTDFLEEWKAKREKMRAKQAPTAPGAAAGGEPRPAGGACSAELNNNLPPGGPAAPPDRPAPPAGGAVNCVSLAAAAALGRAAPGKEPPPALAGGRGAEPAAKPPPAAAASAAPGSPEGEEKLAAKGKSSGPSARKGKGQIEKRKLREKRRSTGVVNIPAAESLDEYEDDEAGQKERKKEDAITQQNTIQNETSSGDTPGSYLLQDSSRMVSSRYKSTANAPEDDAPNRYSRTDRTTYSRYSRDANSSGSSVPSNALEKRIEELERELAKERQENARLMKMTQDKEELIGKLKEEIDLLNRDLDDIEDENEQLKQENKTLLKVVGQLTR
- the PAWR gene encoding PRKC apoptosis WT1 regulator protein isoform X1, encoding MATGGYRSAGGSTTDFLEEWKAKREKMRAKQAPTAPGAAAGGEPRPAGGACSAELNNNLPPGGPAAPPDRPAPPAGGAVNCVSLAAAAALGRAAPGKEPPPALAGGRGAEPAAKPPPAAAASAAPGSPEGEEKLAAKGKSSGPSARKGKGQIEKRKLREKRRSTGVVNIPAAESLDEYEDDEAGQKERKKEDAITQQNTIQNETSSGDTPGSYLLQDSSRMVSSRYKSTANAPEDDAPNRYSRTDRTTYSRYSRDANSSGSSVPSNALEKRIEELERELAKERQENARLMKMTQDKEELIGKLKEEIDLLNRDLDDIEDENEQLKQENKTLLKVVGQLTR